A single genomic interval of Asinibacterium sp. OR53 harbors:
- a CDS encoding HPF/RaiA family ribosome-associated protein has translation MNVNIQTVHFNADDKLVDYVSRKLSKLSTFHDRILKVDVFLKLDNVVHTIKDKVAEIRIHVPRHEFFVKSSSKSFEESFDCAMESIVTQIKRKKQKLAA, from the coding sequence TTCAAACAGTGCATTTTAATGCTGATGACAAACTGGTAGATTATGTGTCACGTAAGCTCAGCAAGCTGAGCACTTTCCACGACAGGATCTTGAAAGTAGATGTGTTCCTGAAGCTGGATAACGTGGTGCATACGATCAAGGACAAAGTGGCTGAGATCCGTATTCATGTACCAAGGCACGAGTTTTTTGTGAAGTCGTCGTCGAAGTCGTTCGAAGAATCATTTGATTGTGCAATGGAGTCGATCGTTACGCAGATAAAAAGGAAAAAACAGAAACTGGCGGCATAA